In Lates calcarifer isolate ASB-BC8 linkage group LG15, TLL_Latcal_v3, whole genome shotgun sequence, one genomic interval encodes:
- the LOC108892605 gene encoding synaptopodin-2, translating into MGTGDYICVTLRGGAPWGFTLRQGEGESYRPFLVSQVEEGGRAFLAGVREGDEVVSLNGEPCADLTLLRAFALIDTSIDCLQLLLKRYCSIQSEDYESEETYCGERESSGDALKSTTLHIFSPKHRSQSPRELYISESQDEAYYGEVDSDTEFPKRPQLLCTQLHVPSSNDQRSQELAYKEKEVQRCFSPGDMVELQVSLSEQTLDDMACTSLGSARGIEGELSNREAVETVHTTTVSQCTPCAVREPLSQHGVVLSSPSMLGQVEVILQQPSASGAGRGILTVGGPRVSGSAGSQSEVEEGGGHSEGVPGSYTVSFGIPSDEATPAEEQDSDSEGDQDKPNKHRARHARLRRSESLSEKQVKEAKSKCKRIALLLTAAPPNPNNKGVLMFKKHRQRAKKYTLVSYGTGEDEQEYSDEEDEENEDDKQETHTVEFTLVAPDDSEINKHFLTNAHSSKGVLTINWDKGLLEIERNLNNQAEMECLPETKGKGALMFAQRRQRMDEISAEHEELRRQGIPVEGVQETEKKTVEHSYMQSTTEGHAYMDVNIHQQNQHQQQYQQYQEQQYYEQQQNYQQQQESYQQQQQNYQEQQQSYQQQQQNYQQQQQNYQQQQQYQQQYQQQQYEQQHYQQQQMYQQQQEHHHEQQQMQQYATNINGTVQHQTCEMQSSFSNRTAKPFSVENMATTPYSPAMSGTNQDSVGQGEQIASRDERISTPAIKTGLLLDAKRRNAAKPMFTFKEAPKVSPNPALLNLLNRSDKKLGFESGPEEDYLSLGAEACNFLQSSRVKHKTPPPVAPKPVINPNSPPWSSQIELTNQAMAQCAENSVSTPAVAPTADTTPAPELEPTPAPAPEPSPPPAPQEVPASTTTEEQHTWTLPEPKSQQQPLQVTAQEENGHINSTLQPEAAPVTTWAAGQSQLPQPSTNSWHPAQVEPQGLPPSQPPSQPPWMTRQATQTQAQPQPPTNTWSPQIQPSWSQPQEQAQPQTHPQPSWAHSQEQPQPQPQVQPPWTHSHEQPHLQQMQPTWGQPQEPMQQQAQAPWAQPSQTDTQQQPPWMQQPQQKSQAQPPWVRQVPPESQLPQPQPPWVQQPQHQAPQQAWPQAQASGQPQPPWVSAQPQQQQQPSVDAWPSSQAQAQAQPPWMQAAQAQPQAQSQANLNPWAPVPAQAQSQPPWAQPPPEHGQHAMNSWAQEQNPAQHQPPWAQTVPPQSTPQPNWQPSTSKTPPQPPMNTAWTPAQIQPQTPVNAWAPESQQTPISTSLVNTRPSPKPWHPPQNAPQNRTPPPPPQRMHSFTISQRDSSPINPMATVLNPSSQGSAFEMPAVRGKGADMFAKRQSRMEKFVVDSETVQANKASRSTSPAASLPNEWKYTPNVRAPPPRAYNPIQSPSYPPAATKQPPSNSPSSKAKKKGKEKQTPAPKPLNVIDVMKHQPYQLSSSLFTFGPAVEAPKPPAPKPDRSPPNPPVENQPIRYEQMASMQPAAPFNAPYPQQAYGMPMQPMMHDGHYQQTPANVYAPPNTYQQPPVGPYQQAYNQQYQQPTPPAYHPQAPQSPNPPYQQAPQVPYQPAGSPPYLATPSVPYQPQPPSSYVVPSFPVAARPESASGGNIVAAPKPKFTAKKSSAQVWKPTAVDKE; encoded by the exons ATACTGCTCCATTCAGTCTGAGGACTATGAATCAGAAGAGACATACTGTGGTGAGAGGGAGTCTTCTGGTGATGCTTTAAAGAGCACCACCCTTCACATCTTCTCCCCAAAGCACAGATCCCAAAGCCCAAGGGAACTCTACATATCTGAATCCCAGGATGAGGCCTACTATGGAGAGGTGGACAGCGACACAGAGTTTCCCAAGCGACCCCAGCTGCTTTGCACCCAGCTACATGTTCCCTCATCTAATGATCAGAGAAGCCAGGAGCTTGCTTATAAGGAAAAAGAAGTACAGCGGTGCTTCTCCCCTGGCGACATGGTTGAGCTCCAGGTGTCCCTCTCTGAGCAAACGTTGGATGACATGGCCTGCACCTCTCTTGGGAGCGCTCGTGGGATTGAGGGGGAACTCTCAAACAGAGAGGCTGTCGAGACTGTCCATACAACCACCGTGTCACAGTGCACGCCATGTGCCGTTAGAGAACCGCTCAGCCAGCATGGGGTGGTGCTCAGCTCCCCTTCAATGCTGGGGCAGGTGGAGGTCATTTTGCAGCAGCCATCAGCATCAGGAGCTGGGAGGGGCATCCTGACTGTGGGTGGCCCCAGAGTCAGTGGAAGTGCTGGATCCCAAAGTGAAgtagaggaaggaggagggcaCTCCGAGGGAGTTCCTGGGTCCTATACTGTCTCATTTGGAATTCCCTCAGATGAGGCGACACCAGCAGAAGAGCAGGACTCTGATTCTGAGGGGGATCAAGACAAACCTAACAAGCATCGGGCAAGACATGCCA GGCTCAGGCGCAGCGAGAGTCTGTCTGAGAAGCAGGTGAAGGAGGCCAAGTCCAAATGTAAGCGTATTGCTCTCCTCCTCACGGCTGCCCCGCCCAACCCCAACAACAAGGGGGTGTTGATGTTCAAGAAACATCGGCAGAGGGCCAAGAAATACACACTTGTGAGCTACGGCACAGGAGAAGACGAACAAGAGTACAGTGACGAGGAGGACGAGGAAAACGAAGACGACAAACAAGAAACCCACACTGTTGAGTTTACCCTTGTGGCTCCTGACGATTCTGAAATAAATAAGCATTTCCTCACTAATGCCCATAGTAGCAAAGGTGTGCTAACTATCAACTGGGATAAGGGTCTCCTTGAGATTGAGAGGAACCTGAATAACCAAGCAGAGATGGAATGTTTACCTGAAACCAAGGGCAAGGGTGCCCTAATGTTTGCCCAACGGCGTCAGAGGATGGATGAGATTTCCGCTGAGCATGAGGAGCTTAGGCGCCAGGGGATTCCCGTGGAAGGAGTGCAGGAGACTGAAAAGAAGACAGTGGAGCACTCCTACATGCAGTCCACAACAGAGGGCCATGCTTACATGGATGTAAACATACACCAACAAAATCAACACCAACAACAGTACCAGCAATACCAAGAACAACAGTACTATGAGCAACAACAGAACTACCAGCAGCAACAAGAGAGCtaccaacagcaacaacagaattACCAAGAGCAGCAACAGAGCTaccaacagcagcaacagaactaccaacaacagcaacagaactaccaacagcagcaacaatacCAACAACAGTATCAGCAACAGCAGTATGAACAGCAACATTATCAACAACAGCAAatgtatcagcagcagcaagaaCATCATCATGAGCAACAGCAAATGCAACAATATGCTACAAACATCAATGGCACAGTCCAACATCAAACCTGTGAAATGCAGAGTTCTTTCAGCAATCGCACTGCAAAACCTTTCTCAGTAGAAAACATGGCAACTACCCCTTATTCTCCCGCAATGAGTGGGACCAATCAAGATTCTGTGGGCCAAGGAGAGCAGATAGCTTCCCGCGATGAGCGCATTTCTACCCCTGCAATTAAGACTGGCCTTTTGTTGGATGCAAAGAGGAGAAATGCTGCCAAGCCTATGTTCACATTTAAGGAAGCACCAAAAGTATCACCTAACCCAGCATTACTTAACCTTCTCAACAGAAGTGATAAGAAGTTGGGTTTTGAGTCAGGACCTGAGGAAGACTACCTTAGCCTTGGGGCTGAGGCTTGTAATTTCCTCCAGTCCTCACGAGTTAAACATAAGACTCCTCCACCAGTGGCTCCAAAGCCTGTGATCAACCCCAACTCTCCTCCTTGGTCATCACAGATAGAATTGACCAACCAGGCCATGGCTCAGTGTGCTGAAAATAGTGTATCCACACCTGCTGTAGCCCCCACCGCAGACACTACCCCTGCTCCAGAACTAGAGCCAACCCCTGCACCTGCTCCTGAGCCCTCTCCCCCTCCTGCCCCCCAGGAAGTTCCTGCCAGCACTACCACAGAGGAGCAGCACACATGGACTCTCCCAGAGCCCAAATCTCAACAACAGCCTCTGCAAGTGACAGCCCAGGAGGAAAATGGTCATATCAATTCTACACTACAGCCTGAGGCTGCTCCTGTGACTACCTGGGCTGCAGGACAATCACAACTACCACAGCCATCTACTAATTCCTGGCATCCAGCTCAAGTGGAACCCCAGGGACTACCTCCAAGTCAGCCCCCATCACAGCCACCTTGGATGACCCGTCAGGCTACTCAGACCCAGGCACAGCCTCAACCCCCCACAAATACTTGGAGCCCTCAAATTCAGCCATCCTGGAGTCAGCCTCAAGAGCAAGCACAACCCCAGACACATCCTCAGCCATCCTGGGCCCACTCTCAAGAGCAGCCACAGCCTCAGCCACAGGTTCAGCCACCCTGGACGCACTCTCATGAGCAGCCACATCTGCAGCAAATGCAACCAACTTGGGGTCAACCTCAAGAACCAATGCAGCAGCAAGCCCAGGCCCCATGGGCACagccatcacagacagacactcagCAGCAACCACCATGGATGCAACAACCCCAGCAAAAATCCCAAGCACAACCTCCCTGGGTTCGACAGGTTCCACCAGAATCCCAGCTACCCCAGCCACAGCCACCATGGGTTCAGCAACCACAGCATCAGGCTCCACAACAAGCATGGCCACAAGCCCAGGCTTCAGGTCAACCTCAACCACCTTGGGTCTCAGCTCAGCctcaacagcaacagcagccttCAGTTGATGCATGGCCTTCATCACAAGCTCAAGCCCAAGCTCAGCCACCTTGGATGCAAGCAGCCCAAGCACAACCTCAAGCACAGTCTCAAGCCAATTTGAATCCATGGGCACCAGTACCTGCCCAGGCTCAGTCCCAACCACCATGGGCCCAGCCTCCACCAGAACATGGTCAGCATGCCATGAATTCTTGGGCTCAAGAGCAAAATCCAGCCCAACATCAGCCACCTTGGGCTCAAACGGTTCCACCCCAATCCACGCCACAGCCAAACTGGCAACCATCCACTTCAAAGACTCCACCACAGCCACCAATGAATACAGCCTGGACTCCTGCTCAGATACAGCCCCAGACACCTGTCAATGCCTGGGCCCCAGAGTCACAGCAAACACCCATTTCCACATCACTGGTTAACACTCGTCCATCTCCAAAACCTTGGCATCCACCACAAAATGCCCCACAAAACCGcaccccaccacctccaccacagcGAATGCACTCTTTTACCATTAGTCAAAGAGATTCGTCGCCCATCAACCCAATGGCCACCGTCTTAAACCCATCATCACAGGGTTCAGCTTTTGAGATGCCAGCCGTCAGAGGGAAAGGAGCTGATATGTTTGCGAAGAGGCAGTCTCGTATGGAGAAGTTTGTTGTGGACTCTGAGACTGTTCAAGCAAACAAGGCAAGCCGGTCAACTTCGCCAGCTGCTTCCTTACCAAATGAGTGGAAATATACTCCCAATGTACGTGCTCCACCTCCACGGGCGTATAATCCTATTCAGTCCCCTTCTTATCCCCCAGCAGCAACAAAGCAGCCCCCTTCAAATAGTCCCTCATCCAAAGCcaagaaaaaaggcaaagagaaacaaacacctGCCCCTAAACCCCTCAATGTTATAGATGTGATGAAGCATCAACCCTATCAACTCAGTTCCTCTCTCTTTACCTTTGGCCCAGCAGTAGAGGCTCCCAAGCCCCCTGCCCCAAAGCCCGACCGTTCACCTCCCAACCCACCTGTTGAAAACCAGCCAATTAGATATGAGCAAATGGCTTCCATGCAGCCAGCTGCACCATTTAATGCTCCATACCCCCAGCAGGCCTATGGGATGCCAATGCAACCAATGATGCATGATGGCCACTACCAGCAAACCCCAGCTAATGTTTATGCTCCTCCCAATACTTATCAGCAACCTCCTGTTGGGCCATACCAGCAAGCATATAACCAACAGTATCAACAACCCACCCCACCTGCTTATCATCCCCAAGCTCCTCAGTCTCCAAACCCTCCCTATCAACAGGCACCGCAGGTTCCTTACCAACCAGCAGGCAGCCCTCCCTACCTGGCAACTCCCTCAGTACCTTACCAGCCGCAGCCTCCCAGTAGCTATGTTGTTCCTAGTTTCCCTGTGGCTGCAAGGCCTGAATCTGCATCAGGTGGCAACATTGTAGCTGCTCCTAAGCCTAAATTTACAGCTAAAAAGAGCTCAGCTCAGGTGTGGAAGCCTACAGCAGTTGATAAAGAGTGA